The genomic stretch CATCCGCACGCAATTGCCAGCCTTCACGCGCTCGGCGACGATCGAGTCGTCTTTCGCCAATTACAATCGCTTCATCGAGAAGCTCAACGTCACCGGCCCGATCATCGACGACAAGCTCGCTTATCGCGTCACTTTCTATCTCGACAAGGGCGACGGCTGGATTCGCGACGCCGTCACCGGCGCGAGCTATCTCAACAATGATCGCTGGGGCGTGCGCGGCCAGCTCTATTATGTCGGCGACGAGATCACCAACCGGCTCATCTTCGACCGCTCCACCGCGCATGAATATAATAATTCCGGCAGCGGCGTGGTCGGCGATTCGGTTCCGCTCTTCGCCAATGGAACGCTCGGCGCTTCTTACGCGACGACGCTGGCCAATCGTCTCGGCAAGCCGATCCTCACCTATGATCCCTACGCGCGCTTCCAGACGCGCGTCGGCACGCTCGATCAGCGGACGATCGGCGTCTCCGACACATTCAATTGGAACATAGGCGAGAACACGCTCACCTCGATTTCCGCCTGGCGCGAGTTCCGCCTGCATCCGCGCAATTCGCTCGGCGAGCAGCTCACCGAGATCACTTCCAACGCCTATGACGTCACCGTCGATCAATTCTCGCAGGAGATTCGCCTCGCCTCGCCGAAAGAGCAGAGCTTCGAATGGCAGACCGGCCTCTACTCGCTCTATGAGCGCGTTTGGTCGCTCAATCATTTCGATTTCGGCTCCGACGCGGGAGGCTGGTTCAATCCGGGCAATACGGCGACGGCGATCGCGCGGCGCAATTCGCTGCTCAACGGTTTCAAGAATCATCGCGACGGCAAGGCGACGACCTTCAGCGTCGCGGCTTTCGGGCAGGGGACCTACCACATCGACGAGCAATGGGCGCTGACCTTCGGCCTGCGCGACACCTATGAGATTCGCGAAGGCTCGGTGTTCGCCTGGGAAGAGGCTTGGGGCGTCGGCCTCGATCCTGCTGTGGTGGACGCCGCGATCCGCGGCGGCGGCGGCGTCGGCTTCTACGACACCGGCGCGGTGAAGAAATATTTCAACTCGCTCTCCGGCCTCTTCAATCCGTCCTATCGCTACAATGAGAATATCCTCGTCTATGGCTCGGTGGCGCGCGGCGAAAAATCCGGCGCGACCAATACGGATGCGCAACCGATCCTCGACGACAAGGGCAACTTCAAGCAGTTTCAGCCCGTCATCACCAAGCCGGAGGTGTCCTGGGACTATGAGCTCGGCGTCAAGACCAATTGGCTCGACAATAAGCTCATCGTCAACGCCAATGTCTATTGGAACGATATTTTCAATTATCAGGCGCAGCTCGTGAACACCGACTATCGCGACAGCACCGGCCAGGTCCTGCGTCGCAACTATCTCGGCAACATCGGTCATGTGCGTTTGCGCGGCATAGAGCTTGACGCGCGCTGGAGCCCGGTCGAGCGGCTGTGGCTCACGCTCAACGGCGCCTATGCGGAAGCGCGCTACGTCAATTTCGACAAATCGCCGCCGCCGGCCGATTGGCTCTGGCCGACGGCGGCGGGGCAGCCGGCCGCGCCGGCGTCGCTCAATCGCGACAATTCGCGTTTCGAGAATTTCCCGCTGTGGTCGTTCAACGCCGGCGCCAACTACGAGCATCCGCTCGGCAAACTCTTCGCCGATGTCGGCGGCTGGGCCAACCGTCCCGTCACCGGAATCCTCTATGCGAATCTGTCCTGGCGCGACAAGCAGCGGCTCACCAATCCGTATTCCGTCTTCCAATATTGGCAGCCGGCCTATGCGCTGGTGAATGCGGGCCTGGGCCTGCGCGCGGATGACGAGAGCTGGCAGCTGATGATCTGGACGAAGAATCTCTTCGACCAGCGCTATGTCACCACTTGGAACCCGGGAACAGTCACCACCGCGGCGACCGCGACGCTGCCGGCGCAGCCGCGAACCTTCGGCGGCACGCTGACCGTCAAGCTCTATTGAAGTTTTGGCTGCTTTCGCTGCGCTCGCGTGGAGCGGCGCGCGTTCGAGGAGTGCAAATATGCGAAATATGAATGACAGGATTGGGCTGATCGGCGCCCTTGTTGGCGCCCTTGTCGGCGCGCTCGCGGCGGGCTCCGCCATCGCCGCCGATCTTCCTTCCGCCAAGGCGCCGCCCGCTCCGCTGGCGGCCCCGGCTCCCGCGTTCAGCTGGCAGGGGTTCTATGTCGGCGCCTATGCCGGCGCGCTGCTCGGCGAGGGGACCTTCGCCTATTTGCGCGACACACCCATTCGCGGCGCGGGCTTCCTCGGCGGCGGAACGCTCGGCTATAATTGGCAATGGACGCCGACGATCGTCCTCGGCCTCGAAGCCGATTTCGGCTATCGCGGGTCGCAAAATGCGGAGACGGTCGGCTGGAACACGCCGAGCGCCACGGAGACCGGCGTGTTCGGCACATTCCGCGGCCGTGCCGGCTACGCCTTCGCGCCGAAATGGCTCGTCTATGGAACGGCGGGCTTCGCCTATGGAACGGATTTCGCGCCGACCAGCTTCACCTCGGTCCTTCCGCTCACCGTCGGCCAGCTGAGCACGGGAACGACGGTGCGCGCCGGCTGGACCGCGGGCGCCGGCTTCGAATACGCTTGGTCGGACAAGATCTCGGTGAAGGGCGAATATCTCTACACGCAGCTCGCCGACTCGGGCGTCAGCTATTCCACTAATTTCGGCGCCGCGCCGATCAATGTGAAGAGCGCCGGCCATATCATGCGCGGCGGCGTCAATTATCATTTCACGACGCCGGCCGCTGCCACGGCCGCGCCGATCGTGACAAAATAGGCCGGATCCTCACCGAGTCCGCGGCCTCTTTGCGGCCGCGGGCGCCTCAATGAGCCGCCGTCGCGCCGCTCCATTCGGCGCCCAGCATGGCCATTACCGAAACGAGCAGCAAAAGGCCCGCGAGACGCGAGAGATTGCGGCTGGCCGTCGGCTCCGGCGTCCAGCGCCGCGCGCCATAGCTCGCTGCGCAGCCGAGCGCCGAGTAGAGCGTCAGGCACAAGAAGCTCGTGGTCCAGCCATAGACGAGCGCATGCCGCCAGAACGGCCCGGCTGCGGCGTCGAAAAACTGCGGCAGTATCGCGAAATAGAACAGAAGCCCCTTGGGATTGAGCAGGCTGGTGCCGACGCCGGCCGAGAAGGCCGCCCAATCCGTGCGGCCGGGGCCGCGGCTCAGCGTCTCGAAGCCGCCGTCCGAGCGTATGAGCCGAAAGGCCAGCCAGGAGAGATAGGCGACGCCGATATATTTGAGGCCGAGGAACAGCGCCGGAAAAGCCGCGAGGACGAGCTGAAAGCCGGCGGCCAACAGCAGGGTGAGCAACGTATAGCCGAATGCTATGCCGGCGGCGGAGAAGCAGCCTGCTCGCGCGCCGGAAGCCAGAGACCGGCCGAGCACATAGAGCATGTCCGGCCCCGGAACCGCGATGAGGCTGACCACCGTCGCCACGAAAAAGAGATAACGGCCGCTCATATCCTCGCACGCCTCCCGGAGCGACCCGCATGAGCCTCGCCGCGGGCTCCGACGTCAAGCCGCGACGCCGCTGGCGGTTGACAAAATTTCCCAAGGGCCGTTTGTGGACAGGAGCGGGCTGCTGCGCCACTGATCGAGGCGCCGGCAAGCGCGCGATTTGTCGCAGCGACGCGAAGGCCGCTTGCGGTCTCACGCCAAACTGCTCAAAACAGGCGCGCCCATCGCGGATGGATTTGTTTCCATTCGCGTTGCCGAGGCAGGGGTCAGGGTCGAACTCGCGAGAGAGGTTCCAGAAAGTGAGCAATGCGACAAAGGCGGAGCCGAGCCGCCGGGATATTTTGTTCCTCGCCACGGGGGCGGCGGCGACGGTCGCAGCGGGCGCCGCCGTATGGCCCTTGATCGCGCAGATGAATCCAGACGCTTCGACGCTGGCTCTGGCCTCGACGGAGCTCGACATCTCGGCCATTCCCGAGGGGCAGATCGTCACCGTCAAATGGCGCGGCAAGCCGGTCTTCGTGCGGCACCGCACCAAGCAGGAGATCGAGGCCGCGCAGAACGTCCCGCTCGCCGAGCTCCCCGATCCGCAGGCCGATTCGGCGCGCGTGCAGAAGCCGGAGTGGCTGGTCGTCGTCGGCGTCTGCACGCATTTGGGCTGCATTCCCACCGGCCATGAGGGCGAGTTCCACGGCTGGTTCTGCCCCTGCCACGGCTCCACCTACGACACCTCCGGCCGCATTCGCAGCGGTCCGGCTCCGAGCAATCTCGAAGTGCCCGATTACGCCTTCCTGAGCGACACCAAGATCAAGATCGGCTGATCGCGGCCCCCGTCGCCGTCCCAACCTCCGAGACGACATTCATGACCGGACATTCGACTTACACGCCGAAGAGCGGCTTTGCGCGCTGGCTCGAGCGGCGCCTGCCGATCCTCGGCTTCATCCACGAATCCTTCGTCGCCTATCCCGTTCCGAAGAATCTCAACTATCTTTGGACCTTCGGCGCGATCCTCTCCTTCATGCTGGTTGCGCAGATCGTGACCGGCATCGTTCTGGCGATGCATTACACGCCGGAGACGACGCTCGCCTTCGATTCGATCGAGCACATCATGCGCGATGTGAATTGGGGCTGGGCGCTGCGCTATGCGCACGCCAATGGCGCCTCCATGTTCTTCCTCGCCGTCTATATCCACATCTTCCGCGGCATGTATTACGGCTCCTACAAGGAGCCGCGCGAGGTGCTGTGGATTCTCGGCGTCGTGATCTTCATGCTGATGATGGCGACCGGCTTCCTGGGCTATGTGCTCCCCTGGGGGCAAATGTCCTTCTGGGCGGCGACGGTCATCACCAACCTCTTCACCGCTATTCCCTATGTGGGCAATTCCATCACCACCTGGCTGCTCGGCGGCTATTCGGTCGACAACGCCACGCTCAACCGCTTCTTCGCGCTGCATTATCTCCTGCCCTTCGTCATCGTGGCCATCGTCGGCCTGCATGTCTGGGCGCTGCATGTGACGGGGCAGAACAATCCGACCGGCGTCGAGGTGAAGGACATAAAGAAGGAGACCGTGCCCTTCACGCCCTATGCGACGCTGAAGGACGCTGTCGGCCTCGTCGTCTTCGTCGGGCTCTTCGCCTGGCTCACCTTCTTCGTGCCCAACTACACCGGCCATCCCGACAATTACATCGAGGCCAATCCGCTGGTGACGCCGCCGCATATCGTGCCGGAATGGTATTTCCTGCCCTTCTACGCGATCCTGCGCGCCATCCCCAACAAGCTCGTCGGCGTCATCGCGCTGTTTTCCTCCATCCTCATCGTGGCGGCGCTGCCCTGGCTCGACACGTCGAAGGTGCGCTCGGGCGTCTATCGTCCGACCTTCAAGAAGTTCTACTGGGTCTTCGTCTTCGTGTCGGTCGGCCTCGGCTATCTCGGCGCGCAGCCGGCGGAGGGCGTCTATCTCATCGCCGCCCGCATATTGATGGCCTATTACTTCCTGCACTTCCTCGTCGTGCTGCCGCTGCTCGGCAAATATGAGCAGA from Methylosinus sp. C49 encodes the following:
- a CDS encoding TonB-dependent receptor, translating into MLRSVGFASLAAGGVLVFGAVPAAAQSAPIPDPTIGQSGGAAVSAQVDDVTVTARNREEKAQDVPLPVSVVGPKAAERERLERLSDFAEKVPNYRPNISNPRTSGTAIRGVAGGTGASSGGADGSEASVGYIVDDVFYTHVGFQWQDFVDLQSFEVARGPQGTLLGKNTTVGAVVIRTQLPAFTRSATIESSFANYNRFIEKLNVTGPIIDDKLAYRVTFYLDKGDGWIRDAVTGASYLNNDRWGVRGQLYYVGDEITNRLIFDRSTAHEYNNSGSGVVGDSVPLFANGTLGASYATTLANRLGKPILTYDPYARFQTRVGTLDQRTIGVSDTFNWNIGENTLTSISAWREFRLHPRNSLGEQLTEITSNAYDVTVDQFSQEIRLASPKEQSFEWQTGLYSLYERVWSLNHFDFGSDAGGWFNPGNTATAIARRNSLLNGFKNHRDGKATTFSVAAFGQGTYHIDEQWALTFGLRDTYEIREGSVFAWEEAWGVGLDPAVVDAAIRGGGGVGFYDTGAVKKYFNSLSGLFNPSYRYNENILVYGSVARGEKSGATNTDAQPILDDKGNFKQFQPVITKPEVSWDYELGVKTNWLDNKLIVNANVYWNDIFNYQAQLVNTDYRDSTGQVLRRNYLGNIGHVRLRGIELDARWSPVERLWLTLNGAYAEARYVNFDKSPPPADWLWPTAAGQPAAPASLNRDNSRFENFPLWSFNAGANYEHPLGKLFADVGGWANRPVTGILYANLSWRDKQRLTNPYSVFQYWQPAYALVNAGLGLRADDESWQLMIWTKNLFDQRYVTTWNPGTVTTAATATLPAQPRTFGGTLTVKLY
- the petA gene encoding ubiquinol-cytochrome c reductase iron-sulfur subunit, producing MSNATKAEPSRRDILFLATGAAATVAAGAAVWPLIAQMNPDASTLALASTELDISAIPEGQIVTVKWRGKPVFVRHRTKQEIEAAQNVPLAELPDPQADSARVQKPEWLVVVGVCTHLGCIPTGHEGEFHGWFCPCHGSTYDTSGRIRSGPAPSNLEVPDYAFLSDTKIKIG
- a CDS encoding LysE family translocator, whose protein sequence is MSGRYLFFVATVVSLIAVPGPDMLYVLGRSLASGARAGCFSAAGIAFGYTLLTLLLAAGFQLVLAAFPALFLGLKYIGVAYLSWLAFRLIRSDGGFETLSRGPGRTDWAAFSAGVGTSLLNPKGLLFYFAILPQFFDAAAGPFWRHALVYGWTTSFLCLTLYSALGCAASYGARRWTPEPTASRNLSRLAGLLLLVSVMAMLGAEWSGATAAH
- a CDS encoding outer membrane beta-barrel protein, which produces MRNMNDRIGLIGALVGALVGALAAGSAIAADLPSAKAPPAPLAAPAPAFSWQGFYVGAYAGALLGEGTFAYLRDTPIRGAGFLGGGTLGYNWQWTPTIVLGLEADFGYRGSQNAETVGWNTPSATETGVFGTFRGRAGYAFAPKWLVYGTAGFAYGTDFAPTSFTSVLPLTVGQLSTGTTVRAGWTAGAGFEYAWSDKISVKGEYLYTQLADSGVSYSTNFGAAPINVKSAGHIMRGGVNYHFTTPAAATAAPIVTK
- a CDS encoding cytochrome b/b6; protein product: MTGHSTYTPKSGFARWLERRLPILGFIHESFVAYPVPKNLNYLWTFGAILSFMLVAQIVTGIVLAMHYTPETTLAFDSIEHIMRDVNWGWALRYAHANGASMFFLAVYIHIFRGMYYGSYKEPREVLWILGVVIFMLMMATGFLGYVLPWGQMSFWAATVITNLFTAIPYVGNSITTWLLGGYSVDNATLNRFFALHYLLPFVIVAIVGLHVWALHVTGQNNPTGVEVKDIKKETVPFTPYATLKDAVGLVVFVGLFAWLTFFVPNYTGHPDNYIEANPLVTPPHIVPEWYFLPFYAILRAIPNKLVGVIALFSSILIVAALPWLDTSKVRSGVYRPTFKKFYWVFVFVSVGLGYLGAQPAEGVYLIAARILMAYYFLHFLVVLPLLGKYEQTLPEPRSIAASLGEAATEEKPHA